A part of Amyelois transitella isolate CPQ chromosome 12, ilAmyTran1.1, whole genome shotgun sequence genomic DNA contains:
- the LOC106137062 gene encoding deoxynucleoside kinase, whose translation MSNVKTITNAARIVSSKPKTRPFRVSIEGNIGSGKSTCINFFDKFHNVEKHTEPLHEWRNVNGHNLLGNLYTDLHKWTFSFQHYVHLTRLKIQTSPPSNPNITVKMFERSVQNSRFCFVENAKTHKFLHEAEYEVLTSWYEYVEKNLDIGLDLIVYLKTSPQVVWERMMKRGRAEESEVPLEYLQQVHDAYENWLNSPDVGCEILTIDADRSLDIVKEDLQRYTYKILGGNHTN comes from the exons ATGTCCAATGTAAAGACAATCACTAATGCAGCTCGCATAGTATCTTCGAAGCCGAAGACTAGACCTTTTAGAGTTTCAATTGAAGGTAATATTGGGTCAGGAAAGTCTACGTGTATCAACTTTTTCGACAAATTCCACAACGTGGAAAAACACACG GAACCCCTACACGAATGGCGGAATGTAAACGGGCATAATCTTCTTGGAAATCTGTATACAGATTTACACAAATGGACattttcttttcaacactATGTACATTTAACCAGGCTCAAAATACAGACCAGTCCACCTTCAAACCCTAATATTACTGTCAAAATGTTTGAaag atcAGTGCAAAACAGCAGGTTCTGTTTTGTTGAGAATGCAAAAACTCATAAATTTCTCCATGAAGCGGAGTATGAAGTCTTGACATCCTGGTATGAATATGTTGAGAAGAATCTGGATATTGGACTAGACCTTATAG TATATTTGAAAACATCTCCACAAGTGGTTTGGGAGAGAATGATGAAACGAGGCAGAGCCGAGGAGTCAGAGGTGCCGCTAGAGTATTTACAGCAG GTACATGACGCTTACGAGAACTGGCTAAATTCCCCCGATGTGGGCTGCGAAATCCTAACCATAGACGCAGATAGAAGTCTTGACATAGTCAAGGAGGATTTACAAAGATATACGTACAAGATCTTAGGAGGGAACCATACTAATTGA
- the LOC106137061 gene encoding NADH-ubiquinone oxidoreductase subunit 8-like translates to MSLAKIFSVSSRVRATNAGNVMVRHCSGGKVEKVYPPNSPGYKYVNAEDPEMTFRAMSDRAAQTMFWTELARGFAVTLAHIFKEPATINYPFEKGPLSPRFRGEHALRRYPSGEERCIACKLCEAICPAQAITIEAEERKDGSRRTTRYDIDMTKCIYCGFCQEACPVDAIVEGPNFEFSTETHEELLYNKEKLLSNGDKWESEIASNIRADHLYR, encoded by the exons atgtcgctagctaaaatattttcagtgtCGTCACGAG tCCGTGCGACAAATGCTGGCAATGTGATGGTACGTCACTGCTCTGGAGGGAAAGTAGAGAAAGTTTATCCACCCAACTCTCCCGGCTACAAATATGTGAATGCTGAAGACCCTGAGATGACATTTAGAGCTATGTCAGACAGAGCTGCTCAAACTATGTTTTGGACAGAGCTGGCTAGGGGATTTGCAGTCACATTAGCCCACATTTTCAAG gAGCCAGCCACCATCAACTACCCCTTCGAAAAGGGTCCTCTCTCACCCCGATTCCGAGGCGAGCATGCTTTGCGTCGATACCCTTCTGGTGAAGAGAGATGCATTGCATGTAAATTGTGCGAAGCCATCTGCCCGGCCcag GCGATTACAATCGAAGCGGAGGAACGTAAGGACGGCTCTAGAAGGACTACACGCTACGACATTGATATGACTAAATGTATCTATTGTGGTTTCTGTCAG gaAGCGTGCCCAGTTGACGCTATTGTAGAAGGGCCCAACTTCGAGTTCTCGACAGAAACTCACGAAGAACTTctatacaataaagaaaagttGTTATCAAACGGAGACAAATGGGAAAGCGAAATAGCGTCTAACATAAGAGCGGACCATCTCTACCGCTAA
- the LOC106137063 gene encoding pyridoxal-dependent decarboxylase domain-containing protein 1: MGDAPASEKESPNSDPYHNEPPGADRRPFGGLEFQVSEVVGRLEAGVNAQETPEDDKKREQRKISAGFFEPESTNMDEILKVLEELVVKTDPNCESMEPPLLPTDATTRAAILSHSIAALFGRLERSHAARLGAHIATETTRWMAHMFRLDSYNAYYHQEQLEGLVRVTRMLLHHRYPRYLEDGALAFTNRLPCIYSCVASPLGVVQHLCRQLSLPLACVKPVPVHASGRGMDIEALERICDDDAASNRIPLLVLGEVGAPPLGWSSPVAALAHICSKRGLHLHLSGHALALPPVMGRDETFNLADSLTLTPGPWFGVPGLPTVTFFKIPEPITVNDQSKGVNAVGSREGALAALAGLSVGGSRVPALPLWTCIRAGGARGLAHRLHSAFRAARALHAAVRGVRLRLLSDRPGGDEPPTVSIVEAISHASACVAFQFAPPGVEKPPPYYDKLNSWLGQVLQREADMISIEVCETEAHGVVLRYCPLEGAAPARDQVGAWAAELEAQLHVLEATVALRETFHERLEGHACLKLVHVPGWAGLGGVRYVPAGWEDASPEEINNLNRQLVETLRATDGAFSCGDGDDGMACVRFGMVTADTDVDELLELVMTAGKEVEESSRALTNMTEVLKKGIEAAQADIERENAERLWQEGLLRRMPVVGRVVDWWSPANVPMTAGRRLHLALGTLQTTDDVYRYVQEKNKQKQEEPEPARAHSPTRTEK, from the exons ATGGGAGATGCACCAGCTTCTGAAAAGGAATCCCCAAATTCTGATCCCTACCACAATGAACCACCAGGCGCG GACCGGCGTCCATTTGGTGGACTGGAGTTCCAAGTTTCGGAAGTGGTTGGACGACTAGAAGCCGGTGTGAACGCCCAAGAGACTCCAGAAGATGATAAGAAGCGAGAACAGCGCAAAATAAGCGCCGGCTTTTTCGAGCCGGAATCAACGAACATGGATGAGATTTTGAAGGTTTTGGAGGAATTGGTGGTGAAGACTGATCCTAATTGTGAAAGTATGGAACCGCCGTTGTTGCCTACGGATGCCACAACCCGTGCGGCTATTCTATCTCATAGTATTGCAGCATTATTTGGGCGTCTGGAGAGATCGCACGCCGCTCGGCTTGGCGCGCATATTGCTACCGAAACAACACGTTGGATGGCTCATATGTTCAG ATTAGACAGTTACAATGCATATTACCATCAAGAACAGCTTGAGGGGCTTGTTAGGGTCACAAGGATGTTGCTGCATCACAGATACCCTCGCTACTTGGAGGATGGAG CACTGGCATTCACAAACCGCCTGCCTTGCATATACAGCTGCGTCGCGAGCCCTCTCGGAGTGGTACAGCACCTCTGCAGACAGCTCAGCCTCCCATTGGCCTGTGTCAAACCCGTGCCAGTACATGCATcag GTCGCGGCATGGACATAGAAGCTTTAGAAAGGATATGCGACGATGATGCCGCCTCTAACCGCATCCCGCTCTTAGTGCTAGGCGAGGTGGGCGCCCCGCCGTTGGGTTGGAGCTCCCCCGTGGCGGCGCTAGCTCATATTTGTAGTAAAAGAGGTTTACATCTACATTTAAGTGGACATGCGTTGGCGTTACCACCCGTTATGGGTAGAGATGAG ACGTTTAACTTAGCGGACTCCCTGACGCTGACACCTGGGCCTTGGTTTGGGGTACCGGGACTGCCTACTGTC acatttttcaaaataccAGAACCAATCACAGTGAATGACCAATCAAAAGGCGTGAATGCG GTTGGTAGCCGAGAGGGTGCCCTAGCGGCTTTAGCTGGTCTGTCAGTGGGGGGCAGTCGCGTGCCCGCATTGCCGCTGTGGACGTGCATCCGCGCGGGCGGCGCTCGCGGCCTCGCGCACAGGCTGCACTCCGCCTTCCGCGCCGCGCGCGCGCTGCACGCGGCCGTGCGCGGCGTGCGGCTGCGGCTACTG AGTGACAGACCAGGTGGGGATGAACCACCGACTGTAAGCATAGTT gaAGCAATAAGCCACGCATCGGCCTGTGTAGCGTTCCAATTCGCGCCGCCCGGGGTTGAAAAGCCGCCTCCATACTATGACAAACTCAATTCCTGGCTCGGACAAGTTCTACAGAGAGAGGCTGATATG ATCAGCATAGAAGTGTGCGAGACGGAAGCCCACGGCGTCGTGCTGCGCTACTGCCCGCTAGAGGGCGCGGCGCCCGCCCGCGACCAGGTGGGGGCCTGGGCCGCCGAGCTGGAGGCGCAGCTGCACGTGTTGGAAGCTACCGTCGCCCTGAGGGAGACCTTCCACGAGAGGCTGGAGGGCCACGCGTGCCTGAAGCTGGTCCATGTGCCGGGGTGGGCAG GTCTAGGTGGCGTCCGTTACGTCCCAGCGGGTTGGGAGGACGCCTCTCCGGAGgaaataaacaatttgaaCAGACAATTAGTTGAAACGCTCCGTGCGACAGATGGCGCTTTCTCGTGCGGCGACGGTGACGACGGCATGGCGTGTGTCAG ATTCGGCATGGTAACAGCGGATACGGATGTAGATGAACTGCTGGAACTGGTGATGACGGCTGGCAAAGAGGTGGAGGAAAGTTCTAGGGCGCTCACGAATATGACGGAAGTTTTGAAGAAGG GCATCGAAGCCGCCCAAGCGGATATAGAGCGAGAGAATGCTGAAAGACTATGGCAAGAAGGCCTTCTACGTAGAATGCCAGTAGTGGGCCGCGTGGTGGACTGGTGGTCACCGGCCAACGTGCCAATGACCGCAGGAAGGAGATTGCATCTCGCTTTAGGAACTCTTCAGACCACAGACGATGTCTATAG